The DNA window TTGAACCCACAAGTCTAGGAGGAGGGCTTTTAAAAAGTTCAAGTCGATATTGGATATTGAATTTAAGTATATCTAGTCACCTAACAAAGTAATTTTTTGATGTGTCCCTAACCATCTCTTCTTTGTCTCCTTTTCTAAAGCTCTTTTCTTCTTAATTCTAACCCCTCATTTGGAGATTCAACCAATTGGTCTCTATTTTCTTAGGACACATCTCTTCTTTTTTGTAAATTGGATTGAATCAATTATATGACCCGAATGCGTCAGATAAAAGGAGGGAAACTTTCCCTTCCTTGTGCTaactaaatttcttttttattatatctttttttctaaattttcatcCTTATCCTTGGTCAATAGCGTGTTTTACACGCTCAAAAAACCTGAACGATATTGTGGATTCTATTAACGATTTTATTTAATTGGAACGGATTCAATAGTTTGGAGATTTAGGtgtcccattttaaagtttAGGGATTGAAGTGGAAACTGCATACAGTTTAGGAGTTCAAAATGGAATTTACTCAAATTATCCCTAATACGTCATAATCAAAAGATTCTTTTTCcttgctcttttttttccctGCGAGCACCCAAAACCTTGGGCAGCTCCAATTGCATGTCACCTTTCCCTCAACGGCTCTGATTGTACGTGTTTCTCTAGATTAGACTGCTTTAATATTACTAAAAAAAATACCCGCTTTTATAAATACTGTAGAAACATAGCCGGTGAATTAAGGAGGCTCTCCTAACAGCGTATAGGTCCATCTCGATTTTTGCTCAGTCCTCTCGCTCGTTTATTTAACTTTTGCTCAGTCTTCCCACCAGACCACCGCCCACTCCCAGGTTCCACCaccactttctttttcttttttattttgtttttttgtgcGATTTCCTTGTCTATTCTATTGTACGCTGTTTCCTCGTGAGTATTACTAGTATTTAATCCACACACGATAAAGTGATCATAGATGTGGCAATGACGATGGCTAGGGCGAATGGTATGTTTCTttcgtttttcttcttcttcttcttgtccgGTGAATGCTGTTGCTCATCTCTATATCTTTGTTTACAATCAAAATGACTCAGTAATTTTCAACTTGCAGCATTTAGGGGGACCTATGTTACATATCCAACCTAAATTCCACTTGTGATTCGGACTCGAGTATGTGCAGATTTTCTCATAGTTCTTCTTTTTACCCaccgaaaaagaaaaaggacaatAATTAATAAGAATAAACGATCTTGTAATGTTGACTCTcgatatgaattttttttttctgggagAGTGATGAAGTCAATTAATCCTGACTGGTACCacttcctcctcctcttctttGCTGCAGGGTTCGGGACAAATTCTCAAGACACCTTTCTGACTACGGAATACACTTTGTAGGTTATAAATAAATCTCAGGGTTGACGAACTCACAAAGAGTCTTGTTCGAGTTTTTCTTATTCTAGTTAGTTGGCGATTGGTATGGATCCGAGTTTTCTTGGGATTCCGGCTTCTGCAACAGGGATTCGATTGAGGAATCAAAACCTGTCCACCTTTGGGGACTTGAATCCAAATGGACCCGCATTTGAGACTCTTTATCTGGACCAGAAACGGGCGAATCACGGCCTTACAACTAAAAATGCCCCTCTCCAATACAACTTTGATGGAGGAGTTGAATTCCTTCCCAGCGATCCCTCCCCGAGTAACTTAACCTCAACTTCCAGTCTGGGTGTTGAGGATGATTTCAGTGAAGACCTTGATTTTTCCGATGCAGTTCTGCGGTACATAAACCAGATGCTTATGGAAGAAGATATGGAGGATAAGGCGTATATGCTTCAAGAATCGTTGGAtctccaagcaaaagaaaagtctTTTTATGAGGCCCTTGGCAAGAAGTACCCTCCTTCCCCTGAGCCGCATCCTACTTTTATCTTCCAAAATGGTGCTAGCCCTGATGAATGCTTTTCTGGGGATCAGTGTAACCTGACAAGTACAAGCAGCAATCCTGGAAGTTACATAGCAGAACCTAGTTCCCTGAACAACCTTGCTCATTACGACACTACCTCTCTTGTTCACTGTCTCCATGCTCATCGTGCTCCAAGCTCATCACTTAGCTCATCAACGGTGAATAGCTTCCTGGACTCTCCGTCTAGTCCTCCTTATGGGAGCCATTCTGTTTGGAATTTCAAGAAGGGTGTTGAAGAAGCTAGCAAGTTTCTTCCAGATGGCAATAAGTTGTTAAACTTCAGCATCAACGGGTTGTTTCCCGTGGAGCTGGCGGAAGAAATTGAGGAGCCAATACTTAAGGAGGAGGGAAGAGATGAAGTGAACTTCCTACCTACTGGGTCAAGGGGGAGGAAGAACCCTCATGGCGGGGATACAGATTTAGAGGAGAGGAGTAGCAAGCTGGCAGCAGTTTTCACTGAATCAACTGTGCGATCAGAGGAGTTTGATGTAGTCTTGCTTCATAGCATGGGAGAGGGTCAGGCTGCGCTGGCAGCTTATCGAGCAAACTTGAGGACTGCCAAGAGCAAAGTTATGCTTCAGAATGGGCAACCGAAACTGAAGGGATCTAGTGGGGGAAAGGGTCgtagaaagaaacaaaatggGAAGAAGGAGGTGATAGATTTAAGAACCCTCATGATTCATTGTGCACAGGCTGTTGCTGCTGATGACCATAGGAGTGCAAATGAGCTGCTCAAACAGATCAAGCAGCATGCTTCTCCTTTTGGTGATGGGAATCAAAGGTTAGCTCATTGCTTTGCCGAAGGTCT is part of the Coffea eugenioides isolate CCC68of chromosome 6, Ceug_1.0, whole genome shotgun sequence genome and encodes:
- the LOC113775217 gene encoding scarecrow-like protein 9, whose protein sequence is MDPSFLGIPASATGIRLRNQNLSTFGDLNPNGPAFETLYLDQKRANHGLTTKNAPLQYNFDGGVEFLPSDPSPSNLTSTSSLGVEDDFSEDLDFSDAVLRYINQMLMEEDMEDKAYMLQESLDLQAKEKSFYEALGKKYPPSPEPHPTFIFQNGASPDECFSGDQCNLTSTSSNPGSYIAEPSSLNNLAHYDTTSLVHCLHAHRAPSSSLSSSTVNSFLDSPSSPPYGSHSVWNFKKGVEEASKFLPDGNKLLNFSINGLFPVELAEEIEEPILKEEGRDEVNFLPTGSRGRKNPHGGDTDLEERSSKLAAVFTESTVRSEEFDVVLLHSMGEGQAALAAYRANLRTAKSKVMLQNGQPKLKGSSGGKGRRKKQNGKKEVIDLRTLMIHCAQAVAADDHRSANELLKQIKQHASPFGDGNQRLAHCFAEGLEARIAGTGSQIYKALVNKRTSAADFLKAFHLYLASCPFRKISNFASNKTIMIQSKNAVRVHVIDFGILYGFQWPTFIQRIAGREGGPPKVRITGIEFPQPGFRPAERIQETGHRLAEYAKMFKVPFEYNALAKKWETIKLEDLKIEEGEFVVVNCIYRSKNLFDETVAVESSRTIVLKLIRSINPDIFIHGIVNGAYSAPFFVTRFREALFHFSALFDMLETIVPREIPERTLIEKEIFGREALNVIACEGWERVERPETYKQWQVRNLRAGFRRIPLDREIMKKAIEKVTSSYHKDFVIDEDSQWLLLGWKGRIIYSLSCWTPT